The Juglans regia cultivar Chandler chromosome 1, Walnut 2.0, whole genome shotgun sequence nucleotide sequence AAATGAAAAAGAACATCTGCAACTCTCTCGGCCAAATAAAGATTTCCATATATTCTGCATGCTCCAAGTAAAGATCCCCATATAGTTGCATCAGGTTTCACTGGCATATTCTCTATAAGGTTTTTTGCCTCATCTAGTTGTCCAGCACGGCCAAGAAGATCCACCATACATGAAAAATGATTGAGCTTCGGGGCAATCCGAAACACCTCTTTCATCAATTTGAAATATCTCCTGCCTTCTTCTAGCAATCCTGAATGACCACAAGCTGAAAGAACACAGGTGAACGTCACATGGTTCGGGCTTACTCCTGCTTCTAACATTGCATCAAAAAGATCAATTGCCTTCCTTCCATCCCCATGAATTCCATAGCATGCAATCATCGAACTCCAGCAAACAACATCTTTCCCTGCTGCTTCATTAAACAACCCACGAGCCAAATCCAAACTCCCACACTTCGCATACATATCCATTACAGCTGTCACAACAAGGATATCATTTGCAAACCCAGTTTGTATTGCATAATTATGAAACCATTCGCCTTTCCTTAAAGCTCCCAGACTACCACAAGCTAGAAGAACACTCAAAAGACTTACCCGGTTGGGTTTTACCCCTGAACCACGcatcaaattaaaaaactcGAGCGTCTCACTGTTATAACCGTTGTGGGCATACCCAGATATCATGGAAGTCCAACAAACCAAATCCCTCACTGCCATTTTATCAAATACCAACCGTGCAATTTCAACATCCCCACACTTTGCATACATGTCAAGCAAAgcagcattaacaaaaagatcATCGGTGCACCCACAGCAGAGTAAATGCTGGTGAACCAGCTTCCCCAGTTGCAAATTGGACAATCCTGCACAAGATTTAAGCGCGAAAGGGAATGCAAACTTATCGGGTATTAGACCCTCTTGCAACATCTTATTGTACAGTCCCAAGGACCGGCCAAACTGGCCCTCAGTGGCATAGCCCCGTATCATATTATTCCAAAAGCAACTTGATGGGTTGGGTGTAGACTCGAATACAATATTTGCAGTGTCAACTTTATCAAAGGAAACATACAAGATGGCAATTTTGATCGATAAATGTTTGTCATGTTGGAGACCAAAAGCAAAGGTCTTTGCATGTGCTTTCTTGACACTGCTCAGGTTGGTGCATTTTTGCAAGGCGGACGAGATACTGAGGGCTATCTGGTTCGTGGTTTTGCTTTGGATGAGCTCCACTGGTCTTGGAGAGGATGTGGAACTGGAGATGGAGGCGCAGAGGAAGCTGGAGTTTGAAAAACCATTACGAGGAACAACAGTTATGATGCTAAAGCGTTTGAAAAGATTTAATAGGGctctcattcattc carries:
- the LOC109019731 gene encoding pentatricopeptide repeat-containing protein At4g21065-like; the protein is MRALLNLFKRFSIITVVPRNGFSNSSFLCASISSSTSSPRPVELIQSKTTNQIALSISSALQKCTNLSSVKKAHAKTFAFGLQHDKHLSIKIAILYVSFDKVDTANIVFESTPNPSSCFWNNMIRGYATEGQFGRSLGLYNKMLQEGLIPDKFAFPFALKSCAGLSNLQLGKLVHQHLLCCGCTDDLFVNAALLDMYAKCGDVEIARLVFDKMAVRDLVCWTSMISGYAHNGYNSETLEFFNLMRGSGVKPNRVSLLSVLLACGSLGALRKGEWFHNYAIQTGFANDILVVTAVMDMYAKCGSLDLARGLFNEAAGKDVVCWSSMIACYGIHGDGRKAIDLFDAMLEAGVSPNHVTFTCVLSACGHSGLLEEGRRYFKLMKEVFRIAPKLNHFSCMVDLLGRAGQLDEAKNLIENMPVKPDATIWGSLLGACRIYGNLYLAERVADVLFHLDPLQSGYHVLLSNIYAAKGRWNKVEMVRNLMARIGANKIQGFSLIELNDRVHRFSAGDRSHPQSDGILSKLEELAAKMKRLGYVPLTDFALHDIEEEGKEEALSYHSERLAIAFGLINTNPGTAIRVTKNLRICGDCHNAIKFISKIVKRIIIVRDMHRFHHFEDGACSCRDYW